The Nitrospira sp. genomic interval TTACAGCGGGCTGATCTCACCACCTCGCTTCGAGAAATTTACTACCGCACGAAACACACGATCAAAGATTCTCACGAGAATACCTTCGATGCACAGGACGAATCCGATCCGGTCATTGAAGATTTAGAGGTGTCCCTTGCGACGCTTCGAGAAGAGCTCCATGTCAGTGCGGAAAACAGAGGCAGTATCGTGGGGCCGGTGGTCTTCGGTGATGATGGCGATCGTGTCGATTGCTCGAAGTTGGGGAAGGGCGGGTACTCGGTCCCATCGATTGTTGAACCGGAGTATTTGGAGATCCGGCGATGTACGGCAGATTTCCTGCTGCTTGTCGAAAAGGGAACTCAGTGGAACCGGCTCTCGGAGGACAAGTTCTGGCGGCGCTATAACTGTATTCTCCTGACTGGAAACGGTCAGCCCCCTCGGGGTGTGCGGCGGTTAGCCTGTCGGCTGCACGAAGAACATCGGCTGCCGGTCTATGTGCTGGTCGATAACGATCCCTGGGGGTACTACATCTATTCCGTCGTCAAACAGGGCTCGATCAATTTGGCCTTTGAGAGCGAACGGATGGCTATTCCAAAAGCCAAGTTCGTGGGCCTGTCGAGTGCTGATCCAGAGCGCTACGAACTGCCGCGCAATGTCGGAATCAAGCTGAATGAGAAGGATATCGCACGTGCCAAGGAATTGTTAAACTACCAGTGGTTCCAAAAGCCAGCGTGGCAGGTGGAGATCAAGCGCATGCTCGCGAGTGGGCTGAAGTACGAACTCGACGCGCTGGCCAATAAGGATTTTCAATACCTGACGAAGAAGTATCTGCCGAGGAAGCTCAAGGAAAAAGACTGGCTGGACTAACTGGCCTCCTCTCTGTGCCATCACTCAGCCACCAACAGTCCGCGTGCATGAATTGGCTATGAAGACCTTGCCTGCTTGGACGGCGCCGCTTCGCGATTGGCAGGGCCGTGCGCTCTCGGCGGTCCGTACCCATCAGACCAAAGATTTTCTGGCGATGGCGACTCCTGCTGCGGGCAAGACACGTTTTGCCTTGCGTGTAGTGCATGAATATCTGGCGAAACAGGCCGCGGTCCGGGTGCTGGTCGTCTGCCCGACGAATCATCTCCGCACACAATGGTCGGATGCGGCGGGGAAGATTGGGTTGCAGCTTGATCCGGCGCTGACCAACGAACAAGCTGCTGAGGCGCCGGACTATCACGGCGCGGTGGTGACCTATCAGCAAGTCTGTCTGGCCCCGGAGATCTTCCTGCAGGTCTGCAAGAACAAGAAGACGTTGCTCATCTTTGACGAGTTACATCACGCCGGCGATGGGAAGAACTGGGGGAAGGCGCTGCGCTCGGCGTTCGAGCCGGCGGTGTTCCGACTGATTCTGTCTGGTACGCCCTTTCGCTCGGACAACAATCCAATCCCGTTTATTCACTATGAACAAGGAGAAAGCCGGGCGAATTTCTCGTATGGGTACACCGATGCGATTCGGGATAGCGTCTGCCGACCCATTGTCTTTCCGAGCTACGAAGGCGAGCTGAGTTGGCTGTCGGAAGGCCGTGAGCATCATGCCACGTTTGAAGACGGGCTGAAGTTCAATCGCCAGCGGGAACGGTTGAAGACGGCGCTTCTGCAAGACACGTGGCTTGGGCCAGTGATCACCGACGCCCATGCGCAACTGACACGTCTTCGGAAGGAAGAGCAACCGGATGCCGGCGGACTAATCGTCTGCATGGATCAGGACCATGCGCGCTGGGTGGCCGACCTGGTTGCCCGTATCACTGGGACAAAGGCGGAAGTAGCCGTCTCGGACGATCCTGCGGCCTCGCGCACCATTGAGGAATTCGCTAGTCACAAAAAGCAGCAGTGGCTGGTGGCCGTCAACATGGTGAGCGAAGGCGTCGATATCCCTCGACTCCGTGTCGGCGTCTATGGGACGAACGTGATCACGGAAATGTATTTCCGTCAGGTAGTCGGCCGGTTCGTGCGGATGCAGGAGGGCCTGCCTAAACCGCAGCGGGCCTGGCTGTATCTGCCCAAAGATCCGGTCCTGGTGCACTATGCGAGGCAGATTAAGGCGGAGCGCGATCACGTCTTAGAAGACATCATGCCGGCCGGGCAACGAGACCTCTTCGACCGTGTGACGATTTCAACGAACGAATACATGCCGCTGATGGCCGTCGCCAGGATGGATAGTCTGATCGGCGAAGACGAGGCGAAAGGGGAGGCCGATGCGACGACCGTTGCTGAACCAGCTGTATCCCTCCACCAACAGAAGGAAGATCTGCGAGATCTCCACCGGTTGTTGGTCACCAGTCTTGCGCGAACAAGTGGAATTGATCATCGAAGACTCAACGCAGAATTGATTGCCCGCACTGGGAGCCGCGTCGATCAAGCAACAATCGAGCAGCTCAAGAAACGGATTCAACTATTAGAGCGGTGGAAAGAGCGGGGCTACGATGGCAAACGATAAGGCTTTTCCGTGGCAGCTTCTTTCTCGCGCAGATGTTTATCGAACAGGAATGGCCCAAATGGGAGAAGAGAGGCCAGAAAAGCATAGAAGGAAAATTTGTTGTCCCATTGGTGCGTAGTCCGGAGCATGGCCAACTGGGCGACATAAGCCAAGAACAAGATTCCGTGAATCGCTCCCACGACGGTTACTACCCTCGGCATCCCCATCAGATACTTCATCGGCATTGCTACGAATAGCAGCAGAAAAAAAGAACTCCCCTCGGCCAAGGCGGTCATTCTAAATCTTCGAATTTGACTCATCTGGGTTGAATTTCCAGCCTAAGGAATCTGTTGCGATGTGGCTAGCCTGTGGCATTGTCATCAACTCTTGAACCAGTGTCAATGTAGCTTGTCACAATGAGATCTGTAGGGGTGGGAGTGGAGCGGAGAGTAATGAGTACGAAACAACAGACACCACGGTCGTTAGACCGTGGTGCTTCAGTCTATCTTGTTCCTCGGCTCAGTTCGGCGGCAGCATCCAATAACACCATCCGAGAATAAATGGGGTTGCCACATACATGGCCTTTTTCCCGAAGGCATCATTTACCCCATAAATGAGGATGCCACCGATGAAGACGAAGTAGATCAACCCAATCCCTCGATAGCTAGCACTGTGTTCTGCCGCTAATGCGAGGGCTGGTGATCCAAAAATCAGTCCGGCTATGAGTGTGGCTAAGCGTGTCATCGCGGTCTCCTTCCAAGACAGATAAAATGATTGGGCTTGTTGTCGACGCAGGGTAGAGATGTAGACACAAGAACGCCCTCGCGGTGATGGGAACCAGGAGGGCGTGGGGTTGTTCTGGAGCGGGGTCTTATAATGGCGTTAACGAGATCTAGCAGGGAGTCACAGAACACCTCTTTGTCTACATGGGATGAGGCATGCTGATCCTTCCTAGCCAGGAAGTCAAACCAGCGATTTTCCGTTGAATATGTGAGACGTACGAGGGAGAGATCCGAAGGTGAATCGCGACGGCCTAGGACAGTGTCTAACGGAGCCGCTTTTGATTCGCGGCTGATTGCTGCGGGACGAGGGAATCATCACCACTTCAATGCGGTCTCCGGCTTCAAATAAGTCAATACGCATGCCGGACCATAGGTTAGAATTCGTGGAACACCAGCCACTATCATGAGGCGAGTGTCAGCGCATTGATGAAAAAGCACGCGAGATGTATTAATACAAGACGTAACCCCAATCTTCATGTCCAGGAAAGAAGTGGGGCATCCGCCGCCATCAGCAGACCGTCAATCTTCAGTCGGCTAGCCCAAATCTTTTTAAGGGGTTTTCAACCAACACTTCGATCTCAGATCGTTCTAAAATGCCCTCTGCTATTCCGAGCAAGCAAGATACTTGGAGAAAGGCTGTGTTCTGACGCAAGCACCAATCCCGCATGTCCTTGACCCCATCAGCCTTAGCTTGGTGTTTGACCAACTTCTTTAAAAGATCTGGCTTAGAGTAGTAATCGTTAGGTAACCTATCGGCTATTTGCCTGGCACCGGCCCAATTATTTGCTTCAATGAGTATTCTCAAAATAAAGTCATAGGCACCTGGCCACGACTTGGGTTCCTGGATCTTTTCAACGGTGGTTACTGCTAGTGGCAGTTCGCCTATGCCCGCCTGAACGACGGCGACATTAATTAAGCCTTTAGTGTCCTGAATCCCTGGATCGTCGGCTACTCTCTTTATGGCACGTGACAGTCTTAGAAGAATTTTGGAGGGACTTTGCATTCGCTTGACCTTATGGACAGCGTTGACGATATGGCTCAAGGTCTTCAGCTTGGTGCTTACAAGATCAACACTTTCGGCAATGTCTAGAGCCATCTCTCCCTGCCCTGCTACTGCCGCAATAAGAGCAATCGCTTCTAGCACTCCTGCTCTCATCTTCTTTAACTTCTCAAGATCATTCTTCGTGACGTCGAGGCTCTTTGTGCTGACTTTCACGCTCTGAATCGCTTGTTGGAGCGTTTCAGAAACTGCAGTGAAGTGCTCAGCATAAATCTGATCCTGGGCAATTCGCATTAATGGGTACCACCGTCCATCCTCTGGTAGGGTATCGGCCAACTCGAGGCTTTTGCGGAATGTGTCTGCGCTGCCACGGCTGTTGCCGGCATTGGCCTGTACCTGTGCAATCAAGTCTAGTGCGCCAATGGCCGTTTCTCCTTTGTAAAGGCTACGTGTATCTTCCAAAGCCAGCTCGAGTGTTTGCTCGCTTGCTGATTTATCACCAAAATACGCCTGTGCCGTGGCGATGATGACCAAACCCTCAACCGTCGATTTGTCGTGCGGTGTTCTGATTTTAGGCTTGCTGGACAGAATCTTTTCCGTGGCACTCTGAAAGGTCTTGGCCATTGCTGCCTGATCGCCTGCCTCGTGCTGAGCCTTCGCAATCCTCGCAAAATCGATGGTGGAAGTGGCGAGCTGAAGAGCTTGCTGGAATGTCTGTAGTGCCGCCGCATCCCCGGCTTTGGTTTGCGCTCGGCCGATCCGTGCCAGGAAAATGATTTTCCCCTCATTCGAGGGGAGATCATTTAAGGCTGCGAATACTGATGGGGTATAGCCACCTTTCAGCAACGCTTCCATAATGGGATCGATGCCAGAGGTCGCAAGATCACTCACACTGGAAATGCCTAGTGCTTCAGACACTCGCCCTGTCTTTGCCAGGGCGAGTGCAATCGCTTTCTGTTCTAAAGGCTTGCCGCTTCTTTCAGAGAATACTGATACTGTCTTTAGTGCTCCGTCAATATCACCGGCCATAGCCTGAGCGTGTACGATTTGACGGACCAACTGCGTAGTCCTCATATCAGATCCTGAGTTCGACCCGGCGAGATTGATCTGGGAAGCGAGCGTGCTTGCTTGACGAAGGAGATCTTTTGCTTCAGCAGTGTCTGCATCTTGTTGTGGCGACCGAACGGAGGTTTGGGCAGTCTGCCCATCAACGGCGAAACCATTTGCACAGACGATCATTAGAAGAAGGGCACCACATTTTTTCATGGTCTATCTAGCTCGCGTCGGCACCGGTGGCTACAATCGATCACACAATAGGCCAATTCCTCAGGTCTAGATCAGTCTAGATTCTCGATGCAAGTCACCGGCTGACTGCTCGATCCATACTGGGTCAATTTGGTCTTGCATGGCAGCTAACTGCCTTATATCGTTAGCCTAAATTCAAAGAATGCGCTGCCTCACTTAATTTCCGAACATGAATCGCCGTGCTTCACAATCTCACCAGCTTGGCTTAACCGCCGAAGTGATGCTTCTTTAGTTTTCACTTGATTGTCTAAGTGACCAGGCAAGGTTGCGCCTGTAGGATCTTGGGGTCAGCAACTTGCTTCATGAATTATCTTCATGCAGGTGACTCACGCTGCCACAGTCTATTGCCTTCAAAAAGAGAGTGCGGTGAAGGAGATCTTGACTGCGGGACTATATCCTGGGGCTGAGCCCACATCGCTGGATACGTGATTCTATCGCCTTCCGTCATGAACGCAACGAGAATATCATTCCAACGCAGACAGACGGTTGAGCGGAGTAAACCTGAATTGTGGTTAGGCTTGAGTATGGACGGAGATGGTGGGGGTCTGGATTGAGTTTTGACTTATTGTGTTCTGAAACAGCTGCAGTCCGTTTGAATCAGCGTTTGTATATTTCTTGTCGGTGATCAACTCGCAAGACGACGATCTCTTGGCCTTGCAGATCAAAGACCACACGGCAATCTCCAATCCGGAGCCGATAGGATCCCAACTCCGATTGTTTCAGGGGCTCGGGGTGGGCGAGAGGACACATCACTTCTTATACTTAACCCTTGATAAGGGATCAACGGGATTAGGCCCGCGTCGAATCGATTGACGGACGCGGTTCACGGGAGATATGGGCGGCTTTTCGATGGCCACTTCGGTTGGTCCGTTTCCAGAAGGAGCGGTTCCGATTTCGGCCAATACACCGCGATGGTCTGAGGGCCAAAGTGCGTCGCCGTTCGGGAGTCGACCGGGCTGGTCAAATGCCAGACGGCTTGAACGCACGACCGAGCTTCCATTGGTACTTCCATCAAATAGGAAAATAAAATCGACACGGCGATCGGCAGTGGGCCATTCGACTTGGATGTTTTGCCAGACCGTTCCTCCGGGTACTCCCGGATTCGCGATCCGGAAGGCGTCGATGAATCCTGGCTCTTTCTGCCATTCGGTGAGGACTGGAGATTGCTCTCCGGTATTCAAGTCGCCCATCAAAAAGGCTCGCCCGGTTCCTCGATGTTCACGGAACAGTTCGCCAACTCGTTGGAGTTGGCATTCGTCGCCTTTCGACGTGTGGGCGGAAAAGACCTGGGTCGGCCCATCGGGAGCCTTAATCTCGGCTCGCAAGAGAATGCGAGGGTCCATGCGACGTGGGCATCGAGGCAGGTCGTAGACTTCTGAAGCGACGATTGGATAACGGCTCAGGATGGCCGGTCCTTCTTTGAAGCCGATGGCTGAGGTGATTAGCCGATCCACAAAGCCAATGCCGAAGATATGTTCGGTCGCAGGAGCGAACACCATTTGGTATCCGAGTGCCTCAGCGATTCGTTGCGGCACGTTGCCATGCTTTCGGCTGTCTGACGCTTCTTGAAGTGCAATGATGTCAGGTTGCAAACGCTTCAGTTCTTGAATGGACAGGTCGAGCCGCTCTTCGAGATGGGTGCCGCTCTCGAAGAATCCTGACCAGGCTCCATCATGCAGCAGGTTGTAGGTCAAGACTCGCAGTGGAGGCGAATCTCCTCGGCCTTCTTCAGCGTGCGTTAAGGGACTGCAGAGTAGTAGGATGGCGGCCAGCCACGGGAGGGTATACGAGATGCGGGTGACCATGGGTGATACACGTAACATACGCCTGTCTCCTAAATCTTTCCACAGTGAAAAGCAGAGTTGGGGTCGGATCTTGAATCATGCATAAGCAAAAGGATGTGAGTTTAGCACCGATCTCAAAATCGTTAATAGGGTGGAGACGCGTCCGCATGCAATCGGGGCCAGAAAACGGGGACATCCTATATTTCTGATTGCCTTGTTAGCGCGTGAGGTCTAGCTATTTACTGAGGCTTCCCAGAAATGTGACGACGTGGCCTCGTAGGGCGGCCACGAAGCGCTGGAAATTCAGGTCTTCAGCTGGCTGCGTGATTTTTGTTTTTGTGGAGTTCGTGGCCATCATGAAACAGGCTGAGGTATAAAGGCGCTCTAACACCAGGCGGCGACACAGAAGTTCGTAGCGCTTGCTGTAGGAGACGCCTTTGTACCGCCGGAGGGCTGCTGTATCCTGGAAATGTGCTTCGCCCCGGAACTCAGGGTCTACTTGGAAGTATGGTTCCTTGTTGGCGACAGGGATTTTGACATTGTCACGATCTTCTAAGAGGAACAGATAGCCAAGAAAAGGAGGAGGCGCTTGACCGAAGCGGCCTTCTCGGAAGGCTGTCCAAATATCTTTGGCGCTGCCCACTGCTTCTTCCGAACGATTGTTCACATTGTTGCCGATCGACTTGCCGGCTTGGGACTTAAACTCCATGGCCAAGACCAGAGCGCCGTTGGAGACGACGATGAGATCCCATTTTTTCGTGGCTCTGAAGTACCCCGGTAGCTCAAGCGCGGTTCTTGTGCGGATATCGACCTTCTCCAATCCGGCTTCGCACAGAATGTCCGAAACCAAGACTTCCAGGGCACCCATCTGGGTCCCTCCAGTCACCTCACCTCTGGTTCCGGCATCGATTTTCCCTGACTGAACCTGCTTCTCTTTATTTTTCCTGCGGGCGTTCCAGTAGCTTTGGACGGCGGTTTGCAATCTCTTATCAATGTTCAAGCGCAACCTCCAGCGTGCGAGCGTTGATTCCATAGAGATCCAACGCTGCTTGGGTTGCTCGGGTCCTGTCACGAAGACGGAAGGCGTCTCTCAATTCATGGGACTGGATCTTCGACAAGGACTGTGGCGCAGGGACGCGGATACGGCGCAGGTACTGCGCTTGGAAGCGTAGGTAGCCGCCTCGCATGCGGACTCCATAGGATTCGACAAAAAACTGTCCCACCTTCGACAGCAGGATGCCACCGAGTACCTCCAGGTCCCATTCATCCGACTGAATGAAATACAGATTATGGTGAGGATATGTTTCGCCTCGATCTAAGACCGGCTCGAGGGTGTTCTTGATATCTGGAACATACAGTTTGTGTGTATGGGTGAGCGTGTGGGTGACGCGGTCAATCGTCTTGTACCATTTGTCGGCGCTTTTTTCCGCAGTGTGGCGTTTCTTCAGGGCTTCGGCATGTCGCTCGTAGTAGGCCTGCAACTTGGGATAGGGCTTCAGATTGACCAGCCCATCGTGGTTCCATGGATTCACGAGATAGTGTCCGGACCACCGCACCGTTCCGTCCGTCAGATCTTTCGCAAGGGCAAGCTTCAGCAGGCGGGAAGGCTCTACCAGGTCTGCATCTGTTGTGATGTAGACTCGATCGTTCCCCGTAGCCACGCCGATCCCGACCTTGGCATTCATTTCAAGGGGAGGAAACTGATCTTCTAGCCGTCGAAGGAGTGCCAGTTGTTCCGGCGAATGGCAGGGCCAGGGGTCTGACCCTTTGAACCATGTATGTACGACGGCTCGATGAATGCCCTGAGGCAGGATGGTTTGGCTGGTTGTCTGGAGCGTTGTTGCCAATTGTCCTGGTTGAATGTTTTCCGCATCCTGATCAGCGCTTGCCACAATGGTGGATTGCTGTATTGCGTGCCGAATCACCGTGATAGCGGGATAGGCGTCTACGTCATCATCAAAGGGATTGGCGTGGTGCATACTGAGGAGTATCTCGACGCTGTACGCCGAACTAATCAGTTGGCGTAGTTCAGTCCCATATTGGTTACGCATCCATCGATCTGCGCAGATGAAGGCGCAAACACCGCCCGTTTGCAACTGCCGGAGTGCGGCTTCGAAGAACGCCACATAGAGGTCGGCACGACCTCGCATCGTTGGATACGCACTCCGGTAGACCGAGGCCGTTTCTTCTGGAATATCCTCCAGGCGTACGTACGGAGGATTTCCAATAATAAAATTGGCCTGTCTGTGGTTGGCGTCGAGAAGGTAGTCTCTGTTTCGCACCCATGTATCGGCCAATCGCCTTGCCAGAGGGTTGGGTGCGCCGTGATGAATCAGAATCTCTTGGGCAGTCGCGCGCGCGCGCGCCGCGCTATCCTCATCTAGCTCATAGGCCAGCAGGGAATTGTGGCATTCTGACAGCGACCGACCAAGCTTTCCGCACGACTGTACGAGGCGCTCAATCATGGGACCGAGAAACGCGCCATCGCCAGCTGCTGGTTCGATGGCCAGGCTGTCCACTAAGTTGGTATTCGAGCAATAGCCGCTCAAGTCCAGAAGTAGTTCAACGACCCAACGCTTTGTGTAGACGACCCCTTTTGGCTCAGCTGCTGATGCAGAAGGTGGATGTCGGAGAGGCGCGATCAACGGAAGCTGAATGCCTCTTGTTGCGACTGATGGACTAAAATGGTTGTCTGACACGAGGGCCTCGATCTCTCCGAGGAGATCTGGTGGAAAAAGAGTGGTTGATAGTAGCTTGTCTGTGCTTTTCCTTCAAGGTTCGGTCAGGAGATGTACTCCGCCAGTGCTACAAAGATCTGACAGGTGGTGGGCTAGTTACAGGCTGGGACATGCCGTCCTTGCGCCGTCTTTTCAGCGGGTGCTAAGATCTTAGCAACAGAATCATTTCGTACTTGTTTCAGAAACATCATGCCAAACATTACATTACTCGTGTCGCCAAGTTGTGGAGCCTGTCCATCGGCC includes:
- a CDS encoding DNA topoisomerase IV subunit A, which translates into the protein MTTTKVKKTTVVEKKLISLADIVIQAAERSKDPTFQIPIRALSNVFFNEKKGLIEMGGKKQERSFFNVGMAKRFMQTVLVADALSELQRADLTTSLREIYYRTKHTIKDSHENTFDAQDESDPVIEDLEVSLATLREELHVSAENRGSIVGPVVFGDDGDRVDCSKLGKGGYSVPSIVEPEYLEIRRCTADFLLLVEKGTQWNRLSEDKFWRRYNCILLTGNGQPPRGVRRLACRLHEEHRLPVYVLVDNDPWGYYIYSVVKQGSINLAFESERMAIPKAKFVGLSSADPERYELPRNVGIKLNEKDIARAKELLNYQWFQKPAWQVEIKRMLASGLKYELDALANKDFQYLTKKYLPRKLKEKDWLD
- a CDS encoding DEAD/DEAH box helicase; the protein is MKTLPAWTAPLRDWQGRALSAVRTHQTKDFLAMATPAAGKTRFALRVVHEYLAKQAAVRVLVVCPTNHLRTQWSDAAGKIGLQLDPALTNEQAAEAPDYHGAVVTYQQVCLAPEIFLQVCKNKKTLLIFDELHHAGDGKNWGKALRSAFEPAVFRLILSGTPFRSDNNPIPFIHYEQGESRANFSYGYTDAIRDSVCRPIVFPSYEGELSWLSEGREHHATFEDGLKFNRQRERLKTALLQDTWLGPVITDAHAQLTRLRKEEQPDAGGLIVCMDQDHARWVADLVARITGTKAEVAVSDDPAASRTIEEFASHKKQQWLVAVNMVSEGVDIPRLRVGVYGTNVITEMYFRQVVGRFVRMQEGLPKPQRAWLYLPKDPVLVHYARQIKAERDHVLEDIMPAGQRDLFDRVTISTNEYMPLMAVARMDSLIGEDEAKGEADATTVAEPAVSLHQQKEDLRDLHRLLVTSLARTSGIDHRRLNAELIARTGSRVDQATIEQLKKRIQLLERWKERGYDGKR
- a CDS encoding restriction endonuclease; amino-acid sequence: MNIDKRLQTAVQSYWNARRKNKEKQVQSGKIDAGTRGEVTGGTQMGALEVLVSDILCEAGLEKVDIRTRTALELPGYFRATKKWDLIVVSNGALVLAMEFKSQAGKSIGNNVNNRSEEAVGSAKDIWTAFREGRFGQAPPPFLGYLFLLEDRDNVKIPVANKEPYFQVDPEFRGEAHFQDTAALRRYKGVSYSKRYELLCRRLVLERLYTSACFMMATNSTKTKITQPAEDLNFQRFVAALRGHVVTFLGSLSK
- a CDS encoding SAM-dependent methyltransferase codes for the protein MSDNHFSPSVATRGIQLPLIAPLRHPPSASAAEPKGVVYTKRWVVELLLDLSGYCSNTNLVDSLAIEPAAGDGAFLGPMIERLVQSCGKLGRSLSECHNSLLAYELDEDSAARARATAQEILIHHGAPNPLARRLADTWVRNRDYLLDANHRQANFIIGNPPYVRLEDIPEETASVYRSAYPTMRGRADLYVAFFEAALRQLQTGGVCAFICADRWMRNQYGTELRQLISSAYSVEILLSMHHANPFDDDVDAYPAITVIRHAIQQSTIVASADQDAENIQPGQLATTLQTTSQTILPQGIHRAVVHTWFKGSDPWPCHSPEQLALLRRLEDQFPPLEMNAKVGIGVATGNDRVYITTDADLVEPSRLLKLALAKDLTDGTVRWSGHYLVNPWNHDGLVNLKPYPKLQAYYERHAEALKKRHTAEKSADKWYKTIDRVTHTLTHTHKLYVPDIKNTLEPVLDRGETYPHHNLYFIQSDEWDLEVLGGILLSKVGQFFVESYGVRMRGGYLRFQAQYLRRIRVPAPQSLSKIQSHELRDAFRLRDRTRATQAALDLYGINARTLEVALEH
- a CDS encoding DUF3817 domain-containing protein; translation: MSQIRRFRMTALAEGSSFFLLLFVAMPMKYLMGMPRVVTVVGAIHGILFLAYVAQLAMLRTTHQWDNKFSFYAFLASLLPFGPFLFDKHLREKEAATEKPYRLPS